In Arachis hypogaea cultivar Tifrunner chromosome 2, arahy.Tifrunner.gnm2.J5K5, whole genome shotgun sequence, a genomic segment contains:
- the LOC112721704 gene encoding VAN3-binding protein isoform X2, translating into MEKEKPETQAWSMLLRQPETPQDPMEFLSRSWSASALEVCKVLSPAQLPALPSSYKANYNNGGCSNNNSNNNHNSMPILEDIAGEAAEESAIVSGNPFSFASSETSQMITVGGVSKNLREAISQQWPSSFPN; encoded by the exons atggaGAAAGAAAAACCAGAAACACAAGCATGGAGCATGTTGCTGAGGCAACCTGAGACACCACAAGACCCTATGGAGTTCTTGTCTCGTTCATGGAGTGCCTCTGCTCTTGAAGTGTGTAAGGTTCTTTCCCCAGCTCAACTTCCAGCACTACCTTCTTCTTATAAGGCCAACTACAACAATGGTGGTTGttctaataataatagtaataataatcataattctATGCCTATACTTGAGGACATTGCTGGTGAAGCTGCTGAAGAATCTGCCATTGTTTCTGGCaatcctttttcttttgcttCCTCTGAGACCTCTCAGATGATCACAGTCG GAGGTGTCTCCAAGAACCTCAGGGAGGCTATCTCACAGCAATGGCCCTCCAGTTTCCCCAACTGA
- the LOC140173032 gene encoding uncharacterized protein: MLLASPFFCPSSLCRCFFALHRGRRRFSTPRRGSSLLLPSLPCVVSASHLLVVFGCGPFSSPRQSCRRCLSAPHRVSPSLLLCFTLPRSEPPLPSVEVRAFSLRSVRVLQEQPLLALSLVLYRRRRLLAVVLRRSVLTASACSSFAQPHFFAVRRPACRLVSVSVFVSVVLPLCSDCSEQSYPLKLEELD; encoded by the exons ATGTTGTTGGCATCGCCGTTTTTCTGTCCGAGCTCTCTttgtcgctgcttctttgctctTCACCGTGGTCGTCGCCGCTTCTCCACTCCTCGCCGTGGGTCGTCACTGCTTCTCCCCTCCTTGCCGTGCGTCGTTTCTGCTTCTCACCTCCTCGTCGTTTTTGGCTGTGGCCCCTTCTCGTCTCCCCGCCAGTCTTGTCGTCGCTGCCTCTCTGCTCCGCACCGTGTCTCACCGTCGTTGCTTCTCTGTTTCACGTTACCAAGGAGTGAGCCACCGCTGCCGTCCGTCGAAGTCAGGGCCTTCTCTCTTCGTTCCGTCAGGGTTCTCCAAGAACAACCCCTGTTGGCTCTCAGTCTCGTTCTCTACCGTCGACGTCGTCTGCTCGCAGTCGTCCTTCGAAGGTCAGTGCTCACTGCTAGTGCTTGTTCCTCGTTTGCTCAGCCGCACTTCTTCGCCGTCCGTCGTCCTGCTTGTCGCCTGGTCTCGGTCTCGGTCTTCGTCTCCGTGGTTTTGCCTCTCTGCTCCGACTGCTCGGAACAAAG TTATCCATTAAAGCTGGAGGAGTTGGATTAA
- the LOC112721704 gene encoding VAN3-binding protein isoform X1 yields MEKEKPETQAWSMLLRQPETPQDPMEFLSRSWSASALEVCKVLSPAQLPALPSSYKANYNNGGCSNNNSNNNHNSMPILEDIAGEAAEESAIVSGNPFSFASSETSQMITVAGGVSKNLREAISQQWPSSFPN; encoded by the exons atggaGAAAGAAAAACCAGAAACACAAGCATGGAGCATGTTGCTGAGGCAACCTGAGACACCACAAGACCCTATGGAGTTCTTGTCTCGTTCATGGAGTGCCTCTGCTCTTGAAGTGTGTAAGGTTCTTTCCCCAGCTCAACTTCCAGCACTACCTTCTTCTTATAAGGCCAACTACAACAATGGTGGTTGttctaataataatagtaataataatcataattctATGCCTATACTTGAGGACATTGCTGGTGAAGCTGCTGAAGAATCTGCCATTGTTTCTGGCaatcctttttcttttgcttCCTCTGAGACCTCTCAGATGATCACAGTCG CAGGAGGTGTCTCCAAGAACCTCAGGGAGGCTATCTCACAGCAATGGCCCTCCAGTTTCCCCAACTGA
- the LOC140176112 gene encoding VAN3-binding protein-like, with translation MQCSRSNNNNHNSNNNITSLSSQYRASATGGAAVAAGGSGGKTVGRWLKDRKEKKKEETRAHNAQLHAAVSVAGVAAAVAAIAAAIAASSGSGKDEQMAKTDMAVASAATLVAAQCVAAAEAMGAERDHLASVVSSSVNVRSAGDITTLTAAAATGMHIEKHCYEIRITFLLLDFI, from the coding sequence ATGCAGTGTAGCCggtccaacaacaacaaccataATAGCAACAACAACATCACCAGCCTGAGTAGTCAATACAGGGCTTCCGCCACCGGTGGCGCCGCCGTGGCAGCAGGTGGTAGTGGTGGCAAGACGGTAGGAAGGTGGCTTAAggacaggaaggagaagaagaaggaggaaacaAGGGCCCACAATGCTCAGCTACATGCAGCGGTTTCGGTTGCTGGTGTTGCCGCCGCTGTTGCAGCCATTGCCGCCGCCATAGCTGCCTCATCTGGGTCCGGCAAGGACGAGCAGATGGCCAAGACAGACATGGCAGTGGCGTCTGCCGCAACGCTTGTTGCGGCTCAGTGTGTTGCGGCCGCAGAGGCTATGGGGGCTGAGCGTGATCACTTGGCCTCGGTGGTTAGCTCCTCCGTGAACGTAAGGTCCGCCGGCGACATCACGACCCTGACGGCTGCCGCGGCAACAGGTATGCATATAGAAAAGCATTGTTATGAGATTAGAATAACTTTTCTTTTGTTggattttatttaa